One part of the Deltaproteobacteria bacterium genome encodes these proteins:
- the rplU gene encoding 50S ribosomal protein L21, which yields MLAILEEGSKQYMVREGDEIEVEKIQAEGGAQVELDKVLLISGENVYKVGKPYVEGAKVIGKIVRQSKAKKIIVFKFKRRKGYRKKQGHRQSITRIKIESIVG from the coding sequence ATGTTGGCCATTTTAGAGGAAGGCAGTAAGCAATACATGGTTAGAGAAGGAGACGAGATTGAAGTAGAGAAAATACAGGCAGAGGGTGGTGCACAGGTAGAATTGGATAAGGTTTTATTGATAAGTGGTGAAAATGTGTACAAGGTAGGCAAGCCTTATGTAGAGGGGGCAAAAGTTATAGGAAAGATAGTTCGTCAGAGTAAGGCTAAGAAAATCATAGTGTTTAAATTTAAGCGAAGAAAGGGATATAGGAAAAAGCAGGGGCATAGGCAATCTATCACGCGAATTAAAATTGAGAGCATCGTAGGTTAG
- the rpmA gene encoding 50S ribosomal protein L27, with translation MAHKKGMGSSRNGRDSVGRRLGVKRGDGQEVKAGEIIVRQRGTKFHPGENVKRGKDDTLFATQEGKIKFLTKGDRKYISVAP, from the coding sequence ATGGCACATAAAAAGGGAATGGGCAGTAGTAGAAATGGAAGAGATAGTGTCGGTAGAAGACTGGGTGTAAAGAGAGGAGACGGTCAAGAGGTGAAGGCAGGCGAGATAATAGTAAGACAAAGAGGAACAAAGTTTCATCCGGGGGAGAATGTAAAAAGAGGGAAAGATGATACATTATTTGCTACTCAAGAGGGAAAGATAAAATTTCTCACCAAGGGAGATAGAAAGTATATCAGTGTTGCCCCATAG